Proteins encoded within one genomic window of Bacillus sp. F19:
- a CDS encoding IS4 family transposase, producing the protein MDKITPKNSFGQWFSLINLQLFEENVKTMKLDYYTKKLTTESFLKLLLFAQLQEIESLHALTDCLFDEQLQKGIDLDSISISQLSRRLNGMNPDLFQRLFLDLVAQIHAKTHDTKLVMPLKILDSSTLPLNLTNHRWAKFRKTKAGVKLHLRLVFMEKGTLYPEKAVLTTAKEHDRGQLEVMIDDKECMYVFDRGYLDYERFDRMTDDGYFFLSRLRKNAFIREVYDFKLPDDTTVLSDQMVLIGTAQNRAENYFRLLKVMDSKGNELHLITNRFDLSAEEMSEMYKSRWAIELFFKWIKQHLRIKKFYGQSEWAIHNQVLIALIVFCLHVLVQLETKSKRKLLQISRYLRANLWKPAHIWLRKIKGEAVP; encoded by the coding sequence ATGGACAAGATTACACCAAAAAATTCATTTGGACAATGGTTTTCACTCATCAATCTTCAATTATTTGAAGAAAACGTGAAAACAATGAAATTAGATTACTATACAAAAAAATTAACGACGGAATCGTTCCTTAAATTACTGCTTTTTGCGCAGCTACAAGAAATCGAAAGTCTGCATGCACTTACGGATTGTCTTTTCGACGAACAGCTTCAAAAAGGGATCGACCTTGATTCCATCAGTATTTCTCAGCTATCGCGCCGGTTAAATGGCATGAATCCGGATCTCTTTCAACGGCTTTTTCTTGATTTAGTGGCACAAATTCATGCCAAAACACACGACACAAAACTCGTAATGCCGTTAAAAATCCTTGATTCAAGTACATTACCACTCAATTTGACCAATCATCGATGGGCGAAATTCCGGAAAACAAAGGCAGGCGTCAAGTTACATCTGCGCCTTGTCTTTATGGAAAAAGGGACATTGTATCCTGAAAAAGCTGTGCTGACAACAGCGAAAGAACATGACCGTGGTCAACTTGAAGTTATGATCGATGACAAAGAATGCATGTACGTGTTTGACCGTGGGTACCTCGATTACGAACGATTCGACCGCATGACAGATGATGGTTACTTTTTTCTTTCAAGACTACGGAAAAATGCATTCATACGGGAGGTTTACGACTTCAAACTGCCAGACGATACGACCGTTTTATCGGATCAAATGGTGTTGATTGGCACGGCGCAAAATCGAGCAGAAAACTATTTCCGTCTACTAAAAGTCATGGATTCAAAAGGAAATGAACTCCATTTGATCACGAATCGCTTTGATTTGAGTGCCGAAGAAATGTCTGAGATGTACAAATCGCGCTGGGCGATCGAGCTGTTTTTCAAATGGATCAAACAGCATCTCCGTATCAAAAAGTTTTACGGCCAAAGCGAATGGGCAATTCACAACCAAGTGTTGATCGCGCTAATCGTCTTTTGTCTGCATGTACTCGTGCAGCTCGAAACAAAAAGTAAGCGAAAACTCCTGCAAATTAGCCGTTATTTAAGGGCTAATTTATGGAAGCCAGCGCACATTTGGCTTAGAAAAATTAAAGGAGAAGCCGTTCCTTAA